A window from Streptomyces sp. NBC_00299 encodes these proteins:
- a CDS encoding glycosyltransferase, which translates to MTDMLSGCRVLLVSTNYAPEHAGIAPYATLTAEHLAASGADVNVLAGMPHYPGWRVHADYRGRWRMVESRGGVRVHRRRSFVPTRQTALLRAAYEAGFLAHGWIRPPATRPDLVLSQMPTLAGGVIGGRIARRHRVPHVVVVQDLMSAAATQSGIRGGGRVASVVAGVESRILRTAALIGVVHESFVDRVTAMGVPGSRVRVVPNWSHVTPPAGDRRAVRARLGWRDEEFVLLHAGNMGLKQGLEILVETARIAARETPRLRIVLMGDGSQRRHLEHLAADLPNLHFLPPAAHADFPDVLAAADVLVLTQRASVGDMSLPSKLTSYFASGRPTVASVASQGGTAQEVGRSGAGVLVRAEDPVSLHGSVVELMRDPDRSAALGARGPAYVRERLSPQAGLARITAVVSEALAHSAREPEARRASDAR; encoded by the coding sequence ATGACCGATATGCTTTCCGGCTGCCGCGTCCTCCTGGTGTCGACCAACTACGCCCCCGAGCACGCCGGAATCGCGCCCTACGCGACTCTGACCGCGGAACACCTCGCCGCCAGCGGCGCTGACGTCAACGTCCTGGCGGGCATGCCGCACTATCCGGGCTGGCGGGTGCACGCCGACTACCGTGGACGCTGGCGCATGGTGGAGAGCCGGGGAGGTGTTCGGGTCCATCGCCGCCGCAGCTTCGTTCCCACGCGTCAGACCGCGCTGCTCAGGGCGGCCTACGAGGCCGGCTTCCTGGCGCATGGCTGGATTCGGCCGCCAGCCACACGGCCGGACCTGGTACTGAGTCAGATGCCCACCCTCGCGGGCGGCGTCATCGGCGGCCGGATCGCCCGTCGCCACCGGGTGCCGCACGTGGTCGTGGTGCAGGACCTCATGAGCGCGGCAGCCACACAGAGCGGGATCAGGGGCGGCGGCCGCGTGGCATCGGTCGTGGCCGGAGTGGAGTCGAGGATCCTGCGCACAGCGGCCCTGATCGGCGTGGTGCACGAGTCGTTCGTGGACCGTGTCACCGCCATGGGTGTGCCTGGCTCGCGCGTCAGGGTGGTCCCCAACTGGAGCCATGTGACGCCTCCTGCTGGCGACCGCCGAGCGGTACGAGCGCGACTCGGCTGGCGTGACGAGGAGTTCGTCCTGCTGCACGCGGGGAACATGGGCCTGAAGCAGGGGCTGGAGATCCTGGTCGAGACGGCCCGCATCGCGGCCCGCGAAACCCCGCGCCTACGCATCGTCCTCATGGGCGACGGCAGCCAGCGGAGACACCTGGAGCATCTCGCCGCCGATCTGCCGAACTTGCACTTTCTCCCGCCCGCGGCCCACGCAGACTTCCCCGACGTACTGGCCGCGGCGGACGTCCTCGTGCTCACCCAGCGGGCATCCGTAGGCGACATGAGCCTGCCCTCCAAGCTGACGTCATATTTCGCGAGCGGACGGCCCACCGTTGCCTCGGTGGCCTCACAGGGCGGCACTGCCCAGGAGGTAGGCCGGTCCGGTGCCGGAGTACTCGTCCGCGCGGAGGATCCCGTCTCGCTGCACGGCTCTGTCGTGGAACTGATGCGGGATCCCGACCGATCGGCCGCGCTCGGCGCACGCGGTCCCGCCTACGTCCGGGAACGGTTGAGCCCGCAGGCCGGGCTGGCCCGTATCACCGCAGTAGTGTCCGAGGCGCTGGCCCACTCTGCGAGAGAGCCGGAAGCCCGTCGCGCCTCGGACGCACGGTGA
- the rpsJ gene encoding 30S ribosomal protein S10, giving the protein MAGQKIRIRLKAYDHEVIDSSAKKIVETVTRTGASVAGPVPLPTEKNVYCVIKSPHKYKDSREHFEMRTHKRLIDILDPTPKTVDSLMRLDLPAGVDIEIKL; this is encoded by the coding sequence ATGGCGGGACAGAAGATCCGCATCCGGCTCAAGGCCTACGACCACGAGGTCATCGACTCCTCGGCGAAGAAGATCGTCGAGACGGTGACCCGCACTGGTGCGTCGGTCGCGGGCCCGGTGCCGCTGCCCACTGAGAAGAACGTGTACTGCGTCATCAAGTCGCCGCACAAGTACAAGGACTCGCGCGAGCACTTCGAGATGCGCACGCACAAGCGCCTGATCGACATCCTCGACCCGACTCCCAAGACCGTTGACTCTCTGATGCGACTCGACCTCCCGGCCGGTGTCGACATCGAGATCAAGCTCTGA
- a CDS encoding oligosaccharide flippase family protein, with the protein MSTSGTTVPATARSTVRSGVAATARGGWWGFLGSAVNAVFGYVLVALVTRGLGAYGAGAVFTGVAAFTILCNTCKLGADTGLVRFVPGDLAITGGRKVGALLRSAVVPGALASTTAAALLFLSPGTATALLPSLAPGDAVTLVRLFAVFLPLATVTLILLGATQGHGTVIPYVGVEQIGKPVLRVLIAVPVLLLAPGVLTLAAAWLVPSLAGFLFAWFALRRCRRRSSEHVCGPETAVQEAATRRGFWAFAAPRAISSVFDISAVWLGVVLLSSLATSEEAGIYTAVGRVVIAATLLQLAIRLAVAPEISRLLALGDLPQASHLHRVSTRWIVLFSWPLLALLTSFPGTVLSLFGPEFDQGAGALVLLCVASAVNVGVGNAQTVLLMAGKSTWHLAVTGVAFAVQLTVGFLAIPRLGVLGAALSWGAATVVENVVAAVLVRRHPGFTFIDGGYLLATAVALCLTVPLVGTVRLLAGDTTVGLAVAITMGLCAFGIGLWRFRTALGVHELVGVLRERTP; encoded by the coding sequence GTGAGCACCTCCGGTACGACCGTCCCGGCCACCGCCCGGTCGACCGTCCGGTCCGGGGTCGCCGCCACCGCACGCGGCGGTTGGTGGGGCTTCCTGGGCTCGGCGGTCAACGCGGTCTTCGGGTACGTCCTGGTCGCCCTGGTCACCCGAGGGCTCGGGGCGTACGGGGCCGGAGCGGTGTTCACCGGCGTCGCCGCCTTCACCATCCTGTGCAACACCTGCAAGCTCGGCGCCGACACCGGGCTGGTGCGCTTCGTCCCCGGTGACCTGGCCATCACCGGCGGCCGCAAGGTGGGCGCACTGCTGCGCAGCGCGGTCGTGCCGGGAGCCCTGGCGAGCACCACGGCCGCCGCACTGCTCTTCCTGTCGCCCGGCACGGCCACCGCGCTGCTGCCGAGTCTGGCCCCGGGGGACGCGGTGACCCTGGTCCGGCTGTTCGCCGTGTTCCTCCCTCTGGCCACGGTCACCCTGATCCTGCTGGGCGCCACCCAGGGGCACGGCACCGTGATCCCGTACGTCGGTGTCGAGCAGATCGGGAAGCCGGTACTGCGCGTGCTGATCGCCGTACCGGTCCTGCTGCTCGCCCCGGGCGTGCTGACGCTGGCCGCCGCCTGGCTCGTGCCCTCGCTGGCCGGTTTCCTCTTCGCCTGGTTCGCGCTGCGCAGGTGCCGTCGCAGGAGTTCGGAACATGTCTGCGGACCGGAGACCGCCGTACAGGAGGCCGCCACCAGGCGCGGGTTCTGGGCGTTCGCCGCACCCCGGGCGATCTCGTCCGTCTTCGACATCAGCGCGGTCTGGCTGGGAGTCGTCCTGCTGTCCTCCCTGGCGACGAGCGAAGAGGCCGGTATCTACACCGCGGTCGGACGCGTGGTCATCGCGGCGACGCTCCTCCAACTCGCCATCCGGCTGGCCGTGGCTCCGGAGATCAGCCGTCTCCTCGCCCTGGGCGACCTTCCGCAGGCCTCCCATCTGCACCGTGTCTCGACGCGCTGGATCGTGCTGTTCTCCTGGCCGCTGCTCGCCCTGCTCACGAGTTTCCCGGGGACCGTTCTGTCGCTGTTCGGACCGGAGTTCGATCAGGGGGCGGGCGCGCTGGTGCTGCTCTGTGTCGCCTCGGCGGTCAACGTCGGGGTGGGAAACGCCCAGACAGTGCTGCTCATGGCGGGCAAGAGCACCTGGCATCTGGCGGTCACCGGGGTCGCGTTCGCGGTGCAGCTGACGGTGGGGTTCCTCGCCATTCCCCGGCTCGGCGTCCTCGGCGCCGCCCTGTCCTGGGGGGCGGCGACCGTCGTGGAGAACGTCGTCGCAGCCGTGTTGGTACGGCGCCACCCAGGCTTCACCTTCATCGACGGCGGATACCTCCTGGCGACTGCCGTCGCCCTGTGCCTCACCGTGCCGCTGGTCGGCACCGTGAGGCTGTTGGCAGGTGACACGACCGTAGGACTTGCCGTCGCAATCACCATGGGATTGTGCGCATTTGGTATAGGTTTGTGGCGATTTCGTACAGCTTTGGGAGTGCACGAACTCGTCGGTGTGCTGCGCGAACGCACCCCATGA
- the rpsS gene encoding 30S ribosomal protein S19 translates to MPRSLKKGPFVDDHLIKKVETQNEAGTKNVIKTWSRRSMIVPAMLGHTLAVHNGKTHIPVFVTESMVGHKLGEFSPTRTFRGHVKDDRKSKRR, encoded by the coding sequence ATGCCGCGCAGTCTCAAGAAGGGGCCCTTCGTCGACGACCACCTGATCAAGAAGGTGGAAACGCAGAACGAAGCAGGCACCAAGAACGTCATCAAGACCTGGTCCCGTCGCTCCATGATCGTGCCGGCCATGCTCGGCCACACGCTCGCGGTGCACAACGGCAAGACCCACATCCCGGTGTTCGTCACCGAGTCGATGGTCGGCCACAAGCTCGGCGAGTTCTCGCCGACGCGCACCTTCCGGGGTCACGTCAAGGACGACCGGAAGTCGAAGCGCCGCTAG
- the rplD gene encoding 50S ribosomal protein L4, whose amino-acid sequence MSTVDILSPAGDKAGSVELPAEIFDVEKISVPLLHQVVVAQLAAARQGTHKTKTRGEVRGGGKKPYRQKGTGRARQGSTRAPQFAGGGVVHGPVPRDYSQRTPKKMKAAALRHALTDRARNNRIHVVSGVIEGENPSTKAAKSLFGKISERKNLLLVVERADEAAWLSARNLPQVHILEPGQLNTYDVLVSDDVVFTQAAFESFVSGPKANDTEGSEV is encoded by the coding sequence ATGAGCACTGTTGACATCCTTTCGCCGGCGGGCGACAAGGCCGGTTCCGTCGAGCTCCCTGCGGAGATCTTCGACGTAGAGAAGATCAGCGTTCCGCTGCTCCACCAGGTCGTCGTCGCGCAGCTGGCCGCTGCCCGCCAGGGCACGCACAAGACCAAGACCCGCGGTGAAGTCCGTGGTGGTGGCAAGAAGCCTTACCGCCAGAAGGGCACCGGTCGCGCCCGTCAGGGTTCGACCCGCGCGCCGCAGTTCGCCGGTGGTGGCGTCGTGCACGGTCCCGTGCCGCGTGACTACTCGCAGCGGACCCCGAAGAAGATGAAGGCCGCGGCCCTGCGCCACGCCCTCACCGACCGGGCCCGCAACAACCGCATCCACGTCGTCTCCGGCGTCATCGAGGGCGAGAACCCGTCCACGAAGGCCGCCAAGTCGCTGTTCGGCAAGATCTCGGAGCGCAAGAACCTGCTCCTGGTCGTCGAGCGCGCCGACGAGGCCGCGTGGCTGTCCGCCCGCAACCTGCCCCAGGTCCACATCCTGGAGCCGGGCCAGCTGAACACGTACGACGTTCTCGTCTCGGACGACGTGGTCTTCACCCAGGCCGCCTTCGAGTCCTTCGTGTCCGGCCCGAAGGCCAATGACACCGAAGGGAGCGAGGTCTGA
- a CDS encoding adenylyltransferase/cytidyltransferase family protein, translated as MRERLGYAPGVFDLFHVGHLNVLRRARGHCDRLVAGVCSDDLVVRLKGRPPVVPLAERLQIVRSVRYVDETFVATVDDKMEIWKEVGFDVIFKGDDWLGTDVWTTLETEFARVGVEVVYFPYTEHTSSTLLRDALHLLAPQKPSEPLTGQLAGPRPGGAES; from the coding sequence ATGAGGGAGCGTCTCGGCTACGCGCCAGGGGTCTTCGACCTCTTCCACGTGGGCCATCTGAATGTCCTGCGCCGGGCCCGCGGGCACTGCGACCGGCTCGTCGCCGGCGTGTGCTCGGACGACCTCGTGGTGCGCCTGAAAGGCAGGCCGCCCGTCGTGCCGCTCGCCGAGCGGCTGCAGATCGTCCGCAGTGTCCGCTACGTGGACGAGACCTTCGTCGCGACCGTGGACGACAAGATGGAGATCTGGAAGGAAGTCGGTTTCGACGTCATCTTCAAGGGCGACGACTGGCTCGGCACGGACGTCTGGACGACGCTCGAAACCGAATTCGCGAGAGTGGGGGTGGAGGTCGTCTACTTCCCCTACACCGAGCACACCTCCAGCACGCTGCTCCGGGATGCGCTCCACCTTCTCGCCCCGCAGAAGCCTTCCGAGCCGCTCACGGGTCAGCTCGCGGGACCGCGTCCGGGAGGAGCGGAGAGCTGA
- the gmd gene encoding GDP-mannose 4,6-dehydratase, whose protein sequence is MTVKTALITGITGQDGSYLAELLLEKGYRVHGIIRRASTFNTQRIDHLYRDPHDPDARLFLHYGDLTDGTRLASLLEQVQPDEVYHLAAQSHVRVSFDEPEFTGDTTGLGTTRLLEAIRSTKLPCRFYQASSSEMFGAAPPPQNELTSFHPRSPYGAAKVYAYWVTRNYREAYGLYAVNGILFNHESPRRGPTFVTRKVAAAAARIKVGLQDVVHLGNLEARRDWGYAAEYVEAMWLMLQQDDPDDYVIATGTSYSVRDFVEHCFTHVGIDWRNHVRFDERYLRPTEVDHLVGDASKAERAFDWRPTVRAPELARLMVDAELSAVADIRGPADLATLFTAPSVALR, encoded by the coding sequence GTGACTGTCAAGACGGCGCTCATCACCGGTATTACGGGCCAGGACGGCTCGTACCTCGCGGAGCTGCTTCTGGAAAAGGGCTACCGGGTGCACGGAATCATCCGCCGCGCCTCCACCTTCAACACCCAGCGCATCGACCACCTCTACCGAGATCCGCACGACCCCGACGCTCGCCTCTTCCTGCATTACGGCGACCTCACCGACGGGACCCGGCTGGCGAGTCTGCTGGAGCAGGTTCAGCCCGACGAGGTGTACCACCTTGCGGCCCAGTCGCATGTCCGGGTGTCGTTCGACGAACCCGAATTCACTGGGGACACCACCGGACTGGGTACGACGCGGCTGTTGGAAGCCATCAGGAGCACGAAACTTCCCTGCCGCTTCTACCAGGCTTCCAGCTCGGAGATGTTCGGCGCCGCACCGCCGCCTCAGAACGAACTCACCTCTTTCCATCCGCGCTCACCTTACGGCGCGGCAAAGGTGTACGCGTACTGGGTCACTCGTAATTACCGGGAGGCGTACGGGCTCTACGCGGTCAACGGCATTCTGTTCAATCACGAGTCGCCGCGCCGCGGACCCACGTTCGTGACCCGTAAGGTGGCCGCGGCCGCCGCCCGGATCAAGGTCGGCCTGCAGGACGTGGTGCACCTCGGCAACCTCGAAGCCCGTCGGGACTGGGGCTACGCCGCCGAGTACGTCGAGGCGATGTGGCTGATGCTGCAGCAGGATGATCCGGACGACTACGTCATTGCCACGGGCACCAGCTACAGCGTGCGTGACTTCGTCGAGCACTGCTTCACTCATGTGGGCATCGACTGGCGCAACCACGTGCGCTTCGACGAGCGCTACCTGCGCCCGACAGAGGTCGACCACTTGGTCGGAGACGCCTCCAAGGCCGAGCGAGCTTTCGACTGGCGCCCGACGGTGCGCGCGCCGGAACTGGCCCGCCTGATGGTTGACGCCGAACTCAGCGCCGTAGCAGACATCCGCGGGCCCGCGGACCTGGCCACGTTGTTCACCGCTCCCAGCGTGGCCCTGCGCTGA
- a CDS encoding fibronectin type III domain-containing protein, producing the protein MRLRKSTKRGATAASVAALLAAASLVTASASVADSDEKTLTADPLATWQTDGIVWSIEYARGVVYVGGTFNTVRPPGAKPGQSEVARKNFAAFDAVTGKLLPCAHRFTGAGNTVRALKATADGTMLYVGGSFANAGKARAANAIALNTAGCSLRKDFRPKISSTVRAIDVTKSAVYLGGDFTAVNGRERERIAAFTRRGALLPFKAEIEAPVRAISAAPEFGKIIVGGDFQLVNEDLEASLVALHPRTGKTVAQYTDWLPARSVVKALVRDKTKFYVAAEGNGTGIFDGRIAASLRTGKLVWRDTCLGATQALALHNGVLYSGSHAHNCRDTPGGFPEYHNRQHFLAQSSRNRHILHWFPDTNGGIGEQNGPRAMAMAGGILWAGGEFTTVNNRPQQSLTRFGAGPDRGTPENPPRLTASVKSAGRVTLAWRAAWDRDDAELKYLIYRDGVLVATRTGRSQEWNRPTMKYTDTVTPGSRHRYTIAVSDGQNTTLRSQALTVTAVADKAAKTSKASKPSKASKASKASTERR; encoded by the coding sequence ATGCGCCTGAGAAAAAGCACCAAGCGGGGGGCCACCGCGGCTTCGGTCGCGGCCCTCCTCGCGGCTGCCTCGCTCGTCACCGCTTCGGCCTCGGTGGCCGACAGCGACGAAAAGACCCTGACCGCCGACCCCTTGGCGACCTGGCAGACCGACGGCATCGTCTGGTCGATCGAGTACGCACGCGGCGTCGTGTACGTCGGCGGGACCTTCAACACGGTCCGCCCTCCGGGCGCCAAGCCCGGCCAGAGCGAGGTCGCACGCAAGAACTTCGCGGCCTTCGACGCCGTCACCGGCAAACTGCTGCCGTGCGCCCACCGCTTCACCGGCGCCGGAAACACCGTACGGGCGCTCAAGGCGACCGCGGACGGCACGATGCTCTACGTCGGCGGCTCGTTCGCCAACGCGGGCAAGGCCAGGGCGGCCAACGCGATCGCGCTCAACACGGCAGGCTGCTCGCTGCGCAAGGACTTCCGCCCGAAGATCTCGTCGACCGTACGGGCCATCGACGTCACGAAGAGCGCGGTCTACCTGGGAGGCGACTTCACGGCCGTCAACGGCCGGGAGAGGGAGCGCATCGCGGCGTTCACCCGCCGGGGTGCGCTACTGCCGTTCAAGGCGGAGATCGAGGCCCCGGTACGCGCCATCAGCGCCGCGCCCGAGTTCGGCAAGATCATCGTCGGCGGTGACTTCCAGCTGGTCAACGAAGACCTGGAGGCCTCGCTGGTCGCCCTGCACCCCCGCACGGGGAAGACGGTGGCCCAGTACACGGACTGGCTGCCGGCCCGGTCGGTCGTGAAGGCGCTGGTCCGCGACAAGACGAAGTTCTATGTGGCGGCCGAGGGCAATGGGACGGGCATCTTCGACGGCCGCATCGCCGCCAGCCTCCGCACCGGCAAGCTGGTGTGGCGTGACACCTGTCTGGGCGCCACCCAGGCGCTCGCCCTGCACAACGGGGTTCTCTACAGCGGATCCCACGCCCACAACTGCAGGGACACCCCCGGCGGTTTCCCCGAGTACCACAACCGCCAGCACTTCCTGGCCCAGTCGAGCCGCAACCGCCACATCCTGCACTGGTTCCCCGACACCAACGGGGGGATCGGCGAGCAGAACGGCCCCCGGGCCATGGCGATGGCCGGCGGCATCCTGTGGGCGGGCGGCGAGTTCACCACCGTCAACAACCGTCCGCAGCAGAGCCTGACGCGCTTCGGGGCCGGCCCCGACCGGGGGACCCCGGAGAACCCGCCCCGGCTCACGGCCTCGGTCAAGAGCGCCGGTCGGGTGACGCTCGCCTGGCGTGCCGCATGGGACCGGGACGACGCGGAGCTGAAGTACCTCATCTACCGGGACGGCGTGCTGGTGGCCACGCGGACGGGCCGGTCCCAGGAGTGGAACCGGCCCACGATGAAGTACACGGACACCGTCACCCCCGGCTCGCGCCATCGGTACACGATCGCCGTCTCCGACGGGCAGAACACCACGCTCAGGTCGCAGGCGCTCACGGTCACCGCGGTCGCCGACAAGGCTGCGAAGACCTCGAAGGCCTCCAAGCCTTCGAAGGCCTCCAAGGCTTCCAAGGCTTCGACGGAAAGGCGTTGA
- the rplC gene encoding 50S ribosomal protein L3 encodes MAKQIKGILGEKLGMTQVWDANNRVVPVTVVKAGPNVVTQVRTNDADGYESVQIAFGEIDPRKVNKPLKGHFAKADVTPRRHLVEIRTADASEYTLGQEISAEVFEAGVKVDVTGKSKGKGFAGVMKRHNFKGLGAGHGTQRKHRSPGSIGGCATPGRVFKGLRMAGRMGNERVTTQNLTVHAVDAEKGLLLIKGAVPGPNGGLVLVRTAAKGA; translated from the coding sequence ATGGCTAAGCAGATCAAGGGCATCCTGGGCGAGAAGCTCGGCATGACGCAGGTGTGGGACGCGAACAACCGTGTTGTTCCGGTCACCGTCGTCAAGGCCGGCCCCAACGTCGTCACCCAGGTCCGTACGAACGACGCCGACGGCTACGAGTCGGTCCAGATCGCCTTCGGCGAGATCGACCCGCGCAAGGTGAACAAGCCCCTCAAGGGTCACTTCGCCAAGGCCGACGTCACTCCCCGCCGCCACCTCGTCGAGATCCGCACCGCGGACGCCTCCGAGTACACGCTGGGTCAGGAGATCTCCGCGGAGGTCTTCGAGGCCGGCGTCAAGGTGGACGTGACCGGCAAGAGCAAGGGCAAGGGCTTCGCCGGTGTCATGAAGCGTCACAACTTCAAGGGCCTCGGCGCCGGACACGGCACCCAGCGCAAGCACCGCTCTCCCGGTTCCATCGGTGGCTGCGCCACCCCGGGCCGTGTGTTCAAGGGCCTCCGCATGGCGGGTCGTATGGGCAACGAGCGGGTCACCACCCAGAACCTGACCGTCCACGCCGTTGACGCGGAGAAGGGTCTGCTGCTCATCAAGGGCGCGGTTCCCGGTCCGAACGGCGGCCTCGTCCTGGTCCGCACTGCGGCCAAGGGGGCCTGA
- the rplW gene encoding 50S ribosomal protein L23 encodes MAIRHPAIASKAAKKAKEARVKKARRHAAEGKNTVVTPASKAFTDLRDILIKPVVSEKSYALLDENKYTFVVAPGSNKTQIKQAVETVFEVKVTGVNTINRQGKRKRTRTGFGQRAGTKRAIVTLAEGDRIDIFGGPTA; translated from the coding sequence ATGGCCATCCGTCACCCCGCTATTGCCTCGAAGGCCGCGAAGAAGGCCAAGGAGGCGCGCGTCAAGAAGGCGCGTCGCCACGCCGCCGAGGGCAAGAACACCGTCGTCACGCCGGCGAGCAAGGCGTTCACGGACCTCCGTGACATCCTGATCAAGCCGGTCGTGTCCGAGAAGAGCTACGCGCTCCTCGACGAGAACAAGTACACGTTCGTCGTCGCCCCGGGCAGCAACAAGACCCAGATCAAGCAGGCCGTCGAGACGGTCTTCGAGGTCAAGGTCACCGGGGTCAACACGATCAACCGCCAGGGCAAGCGCAAGCGGACCCGCACGGGCTTCGGCCAGCGTGCCGGCACCAAGCGCGCGATCGTGACCCTCGCTGAGGGCGACCGTATCGACATCTTCGGCGGTCCGACCGCCTGA
- the rplB gene encoding 50S ribosomal protein L2, with the protein MGIRKYKPTTPGRRGSSVADFVEVTRSTPEKSLVRPLHSKGGRNNSGRVTVRHQGGGHKRAYRVIDFRRHDKDGVPAKVAHIEYDPNRTARIALLHYADGEKRYILAPRNLQQGDRVENGPGADIKPGNNLALRNIPVGTTIHAIELRPGGGAKFARSAGASVQLLAKEGSMAHLRMPSGEIRLVDVRCRATVGEVGNAEQSNINWGKAGRKRWLGVRPTVRGVAMNPVDHPHGGGEGKTSGGRHPVSPWGQKEGRTRAPKKASNKYIVRRRKTNKKR; encoded by the coding sequence ATGGGAATCCGCAAGTACAAGCCGACTACGCCGGGCCGCCGTGGCTCCAGCGTCGCCGACTTCGTCGAGGTCACGCGGTCCACGCCGGAGAAGTCGTTGGTCCGCCCCCTGCACAGCAAGGGTGGCCGTAACAACTCCGGTCGTGTGACCGTCCGCCACCAGGGTGGTGGCCACAAGCGCGCCTACCGCGTGATCGACTTCCGTCGTCACGACAAGGACGGCGTGCCGGCGAAGGTCGCGCACATCGAGTACGACCCCAACCGCACCGCGCGCATCGCGCTGCTGCACTACGCCGACGGCGAGAAGCGCTACATCCTCGCCCCGCGCAACCTGCAGCAGGGTGACCGCGTCGAGAACGGTCCTGGGGCCGACATCAAGCCGGGCAACAACCTGGCGCTCCGCAACATCCCGGTCGGTACCACGATCCACGCGATCGAGCTCCGTCCCGGTGGCGGCGCCAAGTTCGCCCGCTCCGCCGGTGCCTCCGTGCAGCTGCTCGCGAAGGAGGGCTCGATGGCCCACCTCCGCATGCCTTCCGGTGAGATCCGCCTGGTCGACGTGCGCTGCCGCGCCACCGTCGGCGAGGTCGGCAACGCCGAGCAGAGCAACATCAACTGGGGTAAGGCCGGCCGTAAGCGCTGGCTGGGCGTTCGCCCGACCGTTCGCGGTGTGGCGATGAACCCGGTTGACCACCCCCACGGTGGTGGTGAGGGCAAGACCTCCGGTGGTCGCCACCCGGTCAGCCCCTGGGGTCAGAAGGAAGGTCGTACTCGTGCTCCCAAGAAGGCGAGCAACAAGTACATCGTCCGCCGCCGCAAGACGAACAAGAAGCGCTAG